AGATATTAAAGCTTGCATGACGTACTATAAAAGAAACACTGtgtaatttgctttatttggagAAGACCCACTAGGAGATTGAAAAATAAccatatacacacatatatttttatatattgtagaTATAAAAGAATTTTGCACATAATCAGTTGACCTTAATTACTTtctgggagagagagagagagagaataacaAAACCTGCAAAAATTTGATGATGTTGCTCGCTCCAAAGACCCTGTGAGCAATGGTGAACTTAAGTGGATGAGTTGGAGGAAAGTATGGAGCTAAAACACATTTCTCCCCACAGCGGCGGCGAAGGATCTTGCAGGCGGCACATGGGCTGAGAACAACAGGCGGAGGAGAGGGAGGAATTTCAGTATTAGGAGAAGAAAAGTGCTGTACTGAAGATGATGGAAAAAACGGAGAAGATTTAGAAGGTGGAGACAAGCTTGGAGAGGATTGGGGAGgtgaaagagaagaagatggagagcTAGAGAATGGAGGGGAGACAGTTATTGGTGTTGGTTGTGGTGTCATAGCTTTGCCCTTCATGTATTCCATTTTttcgggagagagagaagagtgagAGTTTTTTGCATTACAGAGCAGAAAGCACCGAGTTATATATAGACGGAGGAAAGGTTCAGGAAAAAAGAGTGGTGTCAATCGAAGTTCATGTGTAAAGTATCATATGATAAGATGCCCTTCACTCGTACAATATTTATGCGGCGAATActttaaattctattttatttttcgattttcattttatttgaaagaaaatatatattctagagccattgaatagtaaaatacttatatgacataatttaatttaaaagataaattttaaaacttgaatcttacaaattaaatctacAATTTAAGTAATTATGTGGATCATGATGTGTTCTATACACTGACTtgagaataatataattatttcttactATTCCTAAAACTATTCATCATTattcaaaacaagaaaataaattgacgAGGAgatattattctaaaaattaatagtACTATGTGAGgcttaaaaatttgaaatcgaGTAATGACCGATTCAATTAATAGGACGATTCAATTTTGAATCGgttatttcaatattaaaaaaatattaaaaaatatatatataatgcagtTCAAGCATTTTATATCATGTAAAAAAAGGtatgatatataaattaatttactagttttaataaaaatattatatgaatctaaataatttcaataaatatgttatttatttatttaacccCAATTGTCCACGTTCTTTGCCTCATATACGAAGAAGATAAATACAATTAAGTTATAAGCACATGgctaatgtaatatttttatatgcacaACCACAAATTGAATATAAAATACTTAGTCAtctcttaaattttttgtttaactaaaaaaaataaagaactatatgttttatcttttaatttttttgaaattcttattgaatataatgataaaaaaattaatatatatttagttctaTCATATCCATTTTGAGATTTATACctaacattattcatatataatggACACGCATACGTGCATTGATCAATATTATATGCATGTCttgtaaattaatgaaaaaccTCGGGCATCTGTATTCTTCTTGCATGTTGCTCGAGATCATCAAAACCCACGgtgcatgcatcatgcatggcAAATATTTCACATTCTggccattaatatatatatatatatataccgcaCGTAGCTTTTTATCATTGGCTATCATTCAAATTCCTAAGTATAAGGTACTATTCATTAAATGTCTCAACTTACAATACTCATGATCATGTGTGCCATGGCCAGCAGTACATGATGATCTTGCATGCATGCTGGCCGTCATACGCcgcctaattaattaattaatacaatcGACATTTGGCTTGAAAGGGGACTAGCTTTAATTGCTTAATTTCAAACCCatcaatcaaattaattaagataagaGATCAACGGTAGTActaatttctttattaatttgtatCTTATCATTTTCGTTTTAAAGAAATTCACAaatcaacttttatatatatatatatatatatatatatatattaaaaagtcaTATTATAATAACATCCCGTGAAATATCATGTgtttataaatgataaaattcaaaaaatatatatatcaataaaaatgagagatttcatatatacatatataattgattgAGTAACGTACATTGACGAATgtattcagagatgagttgagatgattttagatgagttgaataaaatattattagaatattattattgttttgagagttgaaaatgttgaattgtttattatattttatgtgagaatttaaaaaaattataatgatgagatgatatgagtttaaATGAGTTTACAATCCAAACCGGGGTAAGTAGGTGTCAAACCCTAGCTAGCTTATATCTAGTATTGTTTAGTTGTTCTAGAAGATCAATGCATGCCACCTCCATGGCTaacttgatataatattttcactaaatatatacttatatgtatataattggATGCCGCCacatatatattctttcttattttgGATCAGTTTTGTGTATGCCACCTCAAATGCGACagcctataaatatatatatatatatatatatatatatatatatatcttgtagTTATTAATATTAATCGGGCACcatatttttactattaattaAAGGCATGCAACGACTAGCTAGGTAGCAAGCTGGGTGGGGCACCATGTTCGGTGAGAGACCGCTAGGCTCGTGGATGGCAAGAATATTACGAGAGAGGGTGGCATTGTGCTAAAAGTCCCGAAGAATGCGACATCTAAAAGAGACTTTTGGATGTTCTTTCTTCAACTTGGAAAAAATAGGCCGTCCTTTTAACACGGCTTCATGTGGTGGAATATTTCgctgaaaacaaatgaggccatAATCTCATGCATGTTTAAGTCCACACGCAAAAGCCTAGAATAGCTAGGAAAAATGTTGGTATAATGTGAAATATTAAGGGCTTTTCTAATTAAGGAGGTAATTGCGAAAAAGAAGGttgacattaatatatatatatatatagaactaatTAAAACGTTGTTGATTTTAATTAGATTAAcatcatgtaattaattaagaatatccATTAATATTCGAAGCCCTGGAGTACTCTACTCTCTACTGATCTAGTAGCTAGCTAATGGAGTTCTTCCTATCAATAAcgatgattatatatatgtctcgATTGATCGGGAAATGTCCAAGAGTTGCACAGTGAAAGCAGTTATGGGGGGCCGTCTCTCATGACTCACAACAAAATCATGCAAACATTTGGATTATATGAAGTGCCTAACAATAgatcattatatatagttaaaagtACTATCGGTATTAATTATGTATAAGTTGTGATctcttttt
This window of the Juglans regia cultivar Chandler chromosome 12, Walnut 2.0, whole genome shotgun sequence genome carries:
- the LOC109002979 gene encoding LOB domain-containing protein 1-like, which produces MEYMKGKAMTPQPTPITVSPPFSSSPSSSLSPPQSSPSLSPPSKSSPFFPSSSVQHFSSPNTEIPPSPPPVVLSPCAACKILRRRCGEKCVLAPYFPPTHPLKFTIAHRVFGASNIIKFLQEIPESQRADAVSSMVYEANARIRDPVYGCAGAICQLQKQVSELQAQLAKAQAELVNMQYQQANLVALICMEMTKSQECYNGVINEQLQVIPSVDTGSLLEDNNLALAWEPLWT